The Amycolatopsis sp. DG1A-15b genome window below encodes:
- a CDS encoding FAD-dependent oxidoreductase, which yields MKHRIVVLGAGYAGANAAGRLAKRLHPAGTEITLVNADPEFVERIRMHQLATGQDLKPRPLADVFAGTGVQVRIARVTAVDAERKTVALAGGDEIAYDTLVYALGSTAADSGVPGVAEHTHHIAGKQSALRLRARLAGLAAGGTVLVVGGGLTGIEAVTEIAEARPDLDVALAARAGLGDWLNEKARNHLRKAFDRLGITVHENTAIAGVEPSAAITADGRTIPARVTVWTAGFAVHPIAAATTLEVSATGQIVVDDTMRSVSHADVYAVGDAAFAPGANGHPLRMSCASGVPSARQAADAIAARLTGRPLPENKIGYTAQCVSLGRRDAVVQWVTPDDQPKPSALTGKAAARVKEIICKSAAWSISHPTSMAPSRRRHPVLAGEPATTTV from the coding sequence ATGAAGCACCGCATCGTCGTCCTCGGAGCCGGCTACGCCGGAGCCAACGCCGCCGGCCGGCTCGCCAAGCGGCTGCACCCCGCCGGCACCGAGATCACCCTCGTCAACGCCGACCCCGAGTTCGTCGAGCGCATCCGCATGCACCAGCTGGCGACCGGCCAGGACCTGAAGCCCCGCCCGCTGGCCGACGTCTTCGCGGGCACCGGGGTGCAGGTGCGGATCGCGCGGGTCACCGCCGTCGACGCCGAACGCAAGACCGTCGCCCTCGCGGGCGGCGACGAAATCGCCTACGACACCCTCGTCTACGCCCTCGGCAGCACCGCCGCCGACAGCGGCGTTCCCGGCGTCGCCGAGCACACCCACCACATCGCGGGCAAGCAGTCCGCGCTGCGGCTGCGGGCGCGGCTGGCCGGGCTCGCCGCGGGCGGCACCGTGCTCGTCGTCGGCGGCGGCCTCACCGGCATCGAAGCCGTCACCGAAATCGCCGAAGCCCGCCCCGACCTCGACGTCGCCCTCGCCGCCCGCGCCGGTCTCGGTGACTGGCTGAACGAGAAGGCGCGCAACCACCTGCGGAAGGCGTTCGACCGGCTCGGCATCACCGTGCACGAAAACACCGCCATCGCCGGCGTCGAGCCGTCCGCCGCGATCACCGCCGACGGCCGCACGATCCCGGCCCGGGTGACCGTCTGGACGGCCGGGTTCGCCGTCCACCCCATCGCCGCGGCCACCACCCTGGAGGTCTCCGCGACGGGGCAGATCGTCGTCGACGACACGATGCGGTCGGTCTCGCACGCGGACGTCTACGCCGTCGGCGACGCCGCGTTCGCCCCGGGCGCGAACGGCCACCCGCTGCGGATGTCCTGCGCCTCGGGCGTTCCCTCGGCTCGCCAGGCAGCCGACGCCATCGCCGCCCGGCTGACCGGACGCCCGCTCCCGGAGAACAAGATCGGCTACACCGCTCAGTGCGTCAGCCTCGGGCGTCGCGACGCCGTCGTGCAGTGGGTGACCCCGGACGACCAGCCGAAACCGTCCGCCCTCACCGGTAAGGCGGCCGCGCGCGTCAAGGAAATCATCTGCAAGAGCGCGGCCTGGAGCATCTCGCACCCGACCTCGATGGCCCCGTCGCGTCGCCGCCACCCGGTCCTGGCCGGAGAACCGGCCACGACGACCGTCTGA
- a CDS encoding glycoside hydrolase family 13 protein yields the protein MSSTSSRPRSFWDDAVVYQLYVRSFADSDGDGVGDLGGVIRRLGHIAGLGADAIWLNPCYPSPQADHGYDIADYHGINPEYGSLETFDRLVAEAHARGLRILMDLVPNHCSERHPWFTAALAAGPGSPERARFVFRDGRGDEPPNNWQSVFGGPAWTRVTEPDGTPGQWYLHLFTREQPDFDWRNPEVLAYFDDVLRFWFDRGVDGFRIDVCHGLVKDAALRDWDPADGGYNAYSWNRPEVHDIFRRWHALAAGYGRQRDLLLVGEVWVPDPADLDRYLRPDELHQAFSFDLLVQPWEARALRGAIERATARTAVHGAPAAWTLANHDVHRAVTRYGIVRPEAAPASNDAFAALMRPRGEVDAELGERRARAALLLVLALPGSVFLYQGEELGLPEVQDLPDEARQDPVFHRTGGREKGRDGCRVPLPWVADAPAFGFGTGVPWLPQPPWFARYAVDVQEQDEASMLQLYRRAVRARRELRSGTPGPVEWLDTGDDAVLAFRHGGLVCVVNTGSTPFAAPGGWGAVLLGGDGAGGVAGDSAAWFVPPARLG from the coding sequence GTGTCTTCGACTTCCTCCCGCCCGCGCTCGTTCTGGGACGACGCGGTGGTGTACCAGCTCTACGTCCGTTCCTTCGCCGACAGCGACGGCGACGGGGTCGGTGACCTCGGCGGGGTGATCCGGCGGCTCGGCCACATCGCCGGGCTCGGCGCCGACGCGATCTGGCTGAACCCCTGCTACCCCTCGCCGCAGGCCGATCACGGCTACGACATCGCCGACTACCACGGCATCAACCCGGAGTACGGCAGCCTCGAGACGTTCGACCGCCTGGTCGCCGAGGCTCACGCCCGCGGCCTGCGGATCCTCATGGACCTGGTGCCCAACCACTGCTCGGAGCGCCACCCCTGGTTCACCGCGGCCCTGGCCGCCGGCCCCGGCTCCCCCGAGCGTGCGCGGTTCGTCTTCCGCGACGGCCGGGGCGACGAGCCGCCCAACAACTGGCAGTCGGTCTTCGGCGGGCCCGCGTGGACCCGGGTCACCGAACCCGACGGCACGCCCGGGCAGTGGTACCTGCACCTGTTCACCCGCGAGCAGCCGGACTTCGACTGGCGCAACCCGGAAGTCCTGGCCTACTTCGACGACGTCCTGCGGTTCTGGTTCGACCGCGGCGTGGACGGGTTCCGCATCGACGTGTGCCACGGCCTGGTCAAGGACGCCGCCCTGCGCGACTGGGACCCGGCCGACGGCGGCTACAACGCCTACAGCTGGAACCGGCCGGAGGTGCACGACATCTTCCGGCGCTGGCACGCCCTCGCCGCCGGCTACGGCCGCCAGCGCGACCTGCTGCTGGTCGGTGAGGTCTGGGTCCCGGACCCGGCCGACCTGGACCGCTACCTGCGCCCGGACGAGCTGCACCAGGCGTTCTCGTTCGACCTGCTCGTCCAGCCGTGGGAGGCGCGCGCCCTGCGCGGGGCCATCGAACGCGCCACGGCCCGCACCGCGGTGCACGGCGCCCCGGCGGCGTGGACGCTGGCCAACCACGACGTCCACCGGGCGGTCACGCGCTACGGCATCGTCCGCCCCGAGGCCGCCCCGGCGAGCAACGACGCCTTCGCGGCCCTGATGCGCCCCCGCGGCGAAGTCGACGCGGAACTCGGCGAGCGCCGGGCCCGGGCGGCACTGCTCCTGGTGCTGGCCCTGCCCGGCTCGGTGTTCCTGTACCAGGGCGAAGAACTCGGCTTGCCGGAGGTCCAGGACCTGCCCGACGAAGCCCGGCAAGACCCGGTGTTCCACCGCACCGGAGGCCGGGAGAAGGGCCGCGACGGCTGCCGGGTCCCGCTGCCGTGGGTGGCGGACGCCCCGGCGTTCGGGTTCGGCACGGGGGTGCCGTGGTTGCCGCAGCCGCCGTGGTTCGCCCGCTACGCGGTGGACGTGCAGGAGCAGGACGAGGCCTCGATGCTGCAGCTGTACCGCCGCGCCGTCCGCGCCCGGCGGGAGCTGCGGTCGGGCACACCGGGCCCGGTGGAGTGGCTCGACACCGGCGACGACGCGGTGCTGGCGTTCCGGCACGGCGGGCTGGTGTGCGTGGTCAACACCGGGAGCACGCCGTTCGCGGCGCCCGGCGGCTGGGGTGCGGTGCTGCTCGGCGGCGACGGGGCCGGTGGGGTGGCGGGCGACTCCGCGGCCTGGTTCGTGCCGCCGGCTCGGCTCGGGTAG
- the sigJ gene encoding RNA polymerase sigma factor SigJ, translating to MPVGTHEVEVFEGARGRLEAIAYRLLGSAGDAEDAVQDTFLRWQSSDRERIETPEAWLTKVLTNLCLNRLTSARARRETYVGQWLPEPVFAGDRMLGPSETVEQRESVSIAMLTLMERLSAKERVVYVLREAFGYSHAEIAEVLDLTEPNCQQIHRRAKQHLAADRRRVEVDATAARKIVEEFLAAALSGRTDALVKLLADDAIHAGDGGGVVFSLPLPITGAVRVARFLRGLFEPNPARWAMIGGRPLLFPGVTNGVPALVLVVGDRVAAVVSLEVTADGIAAVHTQANPGKLERATRHWATGDHGEPFADPW from the coding sequence ATGCCGGTGGGGACGCACGAGGTCGAGGTGTTCGAGGGGGCCAGGGGGAGGCTGGAGGCCATCGCCTACCGCCTGCTGGGGTCGGCCGGCGACGCCGAGGACGCCGTTCAGGACACGTTCCTGCGCTGGCAGTCCTCGGACCGGGAGCGCATCGAGACGCCCGAAGCGTGGCTGACGAAGGTGCTCACCAACCTCTGCCTCAACCGGCTCACCTCGGCGCGGGCCCGGCGGGAGACCTACGTCGGCCAGTGGCTGCCCGAGCCGGTCTTCGCCGGGGACCGGATGCTCGGTCCCTCCGAGACCGTCGAACAACGTGAATCGGTCTCCATCGCGATGCTCACGCTGATGGAGCGGCTGTCGGCCAAGGAACGGGTCGTGTACGTGCTGCGCGAGGCGTTCGGGTACTCGCACGCCGAGATCGCGGAGGTGCTCGACCTCACCGAGCCGAACTGCCAGCAGATCCACCGGCGGGCCAAGCAGCACCTGGCCGCCGACCGGCGCCGGGTCGAGGTCGACGCCACCGCTGCCCGCAAGATCGTCGAGGAGTTCCTCGCCGCGGCCCTCAGCGGCCGGACCGACGCGCTGGTGAAGCTGCTGGCCGACGACGCGATCCACGCGGGTGACGGTGGTGGCGTGGTCTTCTCGTTGCCGTTGCCGATCACCGGTGCGGTGCGGGTGGCGCGGTTCCTGCGCGGGCTGTTCGAGCCCAACCCGGCCAGGTGGGCGATGATCGGCGGCCGGCCCCTCCTGTTCCCCGGGGTCACCAACGGCGTGCCCGCGTTGGTGCTGGTGGTCGGCGACCGGGTCGCCGCCGTCGTCTCGCTGGAGGTGACCGCCGACGGCATCGCGGCCGTCCACACCCAGGCGAACCCCGGCAAGCTCGAGCGCGCGACGCGCCACTGGGCCACCGGCGACCACGGGGAACCGTTCGCCGACCCCTGGTGA
- a CDS encoding glycoside hydrolase family 2 TIM barrel-domain containing protein: MVLLALAGTLVPTSQGNAAVDDVYAYLEDPRKVGEGQEPPHAFLAPHADVESAVRGREQTPFTKTLDGKWRIAMADNPAQVPAGFHAAGYDTSGWREVSVPHTWQTDGLDHPVFRNIATEIQPDAPPKVPRDVNPTAAYTRDFDLPADWARRHTSLRFDGVTSAYFVWVNGRYIGYDQGGYTPAEFDISAALKPGRNRLAVQVHRWSAGAYLEDYDQWRYAGIFRSVTLTSTPATSVRDVTLRTDLDAAYTDAVLSAAVEVAHKPGGTTGKHTVGLSLRDAAGKEVGATSQDVEVSDTGAAVTLTLPVRNPAKWTDETPNLYTAVLTLTGPDGKTTHITRETTGFRELEIRDKQLLVNGKRVLFKGVNRAETDPDHGRHVPRTAQERDVALMEQLNVNAVRTSHYPSDPYFYRLADEHGLWIDDEVDIETHNHENCATWCQANQPEWRDAFLDRLIGMVERDKNHPSVFLWDTGNEAGLGAHHYAMADWLRAHDPTRPIYHQSNNPDGDAPFADVWGPRYPSPEKFADQAKKTTKPLIFGEYAHAMGNSLGNFREFWDIIRANPQTQGGFIWDWAEQNIRQPVRTVPDVSGHGISTHLSGAAKLVDGHRGKALELSGLDDFAEVYRDRRLDLTGTALTLDAWVKPGKWTGEFPIITKGDHQYSLKMKNETTLEFFVHSGTWIPVQAPVPADFSGNWHRVSGTYDGATLRLYIDGREVAQKAFSGRIDTSSAEVNIGRDFETSWNDPSTIGLLARGVVDDVRIHDRALTAAELAGPAPAPGALLALDFDSVTERGTYLSYGSSLSGVDGLIGSDRKPQPETTQLAWAHQPLRFAYADGVLSVTNERQFSDTGDVDLRWRVTEGSKTIKGGEQHLRVAAATTGRIPLPVKAGERERFLTVEAVVKSTRPMLPAGHVLAHDQFSLGGTRVPGLDRAPLDWGLVTARETADAVTAQAGPVAYRVDKRTGTLSSMQSWGRELLASGPKLDAWRAPISNETFAWGRAEGEDWRKLGLDRLRTTVSGVRVERAGGSVSVVVDSRVAAPDVAGAWFDQTMTYTVDSAGVLRLGHKVTPQGTVRTLNYLPRIGVSLGVPDSFKQFAWYGRTAESYADRRDGTPIAVNRSTVDEQYVDYHRPQDHGNHTDTRWALLTDGRLSGLLVSGVQDVSVTPYDDLDRAAYPFQLQRNPGWFTLHADHAATGVGDTPNPVREKSQVAADTTYEYTLSMRPLSLTEAWAGLPVGG, from the coding sequence GTGGCGCGAAGTCTCCGTGCCGCACACCTGGCAGACCGACGGCCTCGACCACCCCGTCTTCCGCAACATCGCCACCGAAATCCAGCCGGACGCACCGCCGAAGGTGCCCCGGGACGTCAACCCGACCGCGGCCTACACCCGCGACTTCGACCTGCCCGCGGACTGGGCCCGGCGGCACACCTCCCTGCGCTTCGACGGCGTGACCTCGGCCTACTTCGTCTGGGTCAACGGCCGGTACATCGGCTACGACCAGGGCGGCTACACCCCCGCGGAATTCGACATCTCCGCCGCGCTGAAACCTGGCCGCAACCGGCTCGCCGTGCAGGTGCACCGCTGGAGCGCGGGCGCCTACCTCGAGGACTACGACCAGTGGCGCTACGCCGGCATCTTCCGGTCCGTGACCCTCACCTCGACCCCCGCCACGAGCGTCCGGGACGTCACGCTGCGGACCGACCTCGACGCGGCCTACACCGACGCCGTCCTCTCCGCCGCCGTCGAGGTCGCGCACAAACCGGGTGGCACCACCGGGAAGCACACCGTCGGGCTCAGCCTCCGCGACGCCGCCGGCAAGGAGGTCGGTGCCACCAGCCAGGACGTCGAGGTGAGTGACACCGGCGCCGCGGTCACCCTCACCCTGCCGGTGCGGAACCCCGCCAAGTGGACCGACGAGACGCCGAACCTGTACACGGCCGTGCTGACCCTCACCGGCCCGGACGGCAAGACCACGCACATCACCCGCGAAACCACCGGCTTCCGCGAGCTCGAGATCCGCGACAAGCAGCTGCTGGTCAACGGCAAGCGCGTGCTGTTCAAGGGCGTCAACCGCGCCGAAACCGACCCCGATCACGGCCGGCACGTGCCGCGCACGGCGCAGGAACGCGACGTGGCGCTGATGGAGCAGCTCAACGTCAACGCCGTCCGCACGTCGCACTACCCGTCCGACCCGTACTTCTACCGGCTGGCGGACGAGCACGGCCTCTGGATCGACGACGAGGTCGACATCGAGACGCACAACCACGAGAACTGCGCCACCTGGTGCCAGGCGAACCAGCCCGAGTGGCGTGACGCGTTCCTCGACCGGCTGATCGGCATGGTGGAACGCGACAAGAACCACCCGAGCGTCTTCCTGTGGGACACCGGCAACGAAGCCGGCCTGGGCGCTCACCACTACGCGATGGCGGACTGGCTGCGGGCCCACGATCCGACGCGCCCGATCTACCACCAGTCCAACAACCCCGACGGCGACGCCCCCTTCGCGGACGTCTGGGGCCCGCGGTACCCGTCGCCGGAGAAGTTCGCCGACCAGGCGAAGAAGACCACCAAACCGCTGATCTTCGGCGAGTACGCGCACGCGATGGGCAACAGCCTCGGCAACTTCCGCGAGTTCTGGGACATCATCCGCGCCAACCCGCAGACCCAGGGCGGGTTCATCTGGGACTGGGCCGAGCAGAACATCCGGCAGCCGGTCCGCACGGTCCCGGACGTCTCCGGGCACGGCATTTCCACCCACCTCTCCGGCGCGGCGAAACTCGTCGACGGCCACCGCGGGAAGGCCCTGGAACTGTCCGGCCTGGACGACTTCGCCGAGGTCTACCGCGACCGCAGGCTGGACCTCACCGGGACGGCGCTGACGCTGGACGCGTGGGTGAAGCCGGGCAAGTGGACGGGCGAGTTCCCGATCATCACCAAGGGCGACCACCAGTACTCCCTGAAGATGAAGAACGAGACGACCCTCGAGTTCTTCGTCCACAGTGGTACGTGGATCCCGGTGCAGGCGCCGGTGCCCGCGGACTTCTCCGGCAACTGGCACCGCGTCAGCGGCACCTACGACGGCGCCACGCTCCGGCTGTACATCGACGGCCGGGAGGTCGCGCAGAAGGCGTTCAGCGGCCGGATCGACACCTCGTCGGCCGAGGTGAACATCGGGCGCGACTTCGAGACGTCGTGGAACGACCCCTCGACCATCGGCTTGCTGGCCCGGGGCGTGGTGGACGACGTCCGCATCCACGACCGCGCGCTCACCGCGGCGGAGCTCGCCGGTCCGGCGCCGGCGCCGGGCGCGCTGCTGGCGCTGGACTTCGACAGCGTGACCGAGCGGGGCACGTACCTGTCCTACGGCTCCAGCCTGTCCGGAGTGGACGGACTGATCGGCTCGGACCGCAAGCCGCAGCCGGAAACCACGCAGCTGGCGTGGGCGCACCAGCCGCTGCGGTTCGCCTACGCCGACGGCGTGCTGTCGGTGACGAACGAACGCCAGTTCAGCGACACCGGCGACGTCGACCTCAGGTGGCGCGTCACCGAAGGCTCGAAGACGATCAAGGGCGGTGAGCAGCACCTGCGCGTCGCGGCGGCCACCACCGGCCGGATCCCCTTGCCGGTCAAGGCTGGTGAGCGCGAGCGCTTCCTCACGGTCGAGGCGGTCGTCAAGTCGACGCGGCCGATGCTGCCCGCGGGGCACGTCCTGGCGCACGACCAGTTCTCGCTCGGCGGCACGCGGGTGCCCGGCCTCGACCGGGCCCCGCTCGACTGGGGCCTGGTGACGGCGCGGGAGACCGCGGACGCGGTCACCGCCCAGGCCGGCCCGGTCGCCTACCGGGTGGACAAGCGCACCGGGACGCTGTCGTCGATGCAGTCGTGGGGCCGGGAACTGCTGGCGAGCGGGCCGAAGCTCGACGCCTGGCGCGCCCCGATCAGCAACGAGACGTTCGCCTGGGGCCGGGCCGAGGGCGAAGACTGGCGCAAGCTGGGGCTCGACCGCCTGCGGACCACCGTCTCCGGAGTCCGCGTGGAACGCGCGGGCGGCAGCGTCAGCGTCGTGGTGGACAGCCGGGTGGCCGCACCGGACGTGGCCGGCGCCTGGTTCGACCAGACCATGACCTACACGGTGGACTCGGCGGGCGTGCTGCGCCTCGGCCACAAGGTAACGCCGCAGGGCACCGTGCGCACCCTGAACTACCTGCCGCGCATCGGGGTGTCGCTGGGTGTCCCGGACAGCTTCAAGCAGTTCGCGTGGTACGGCCGGACCGCCGAGAGCTACGCCGACCGCAGGGACGGCACGCCGATCGCGGTGAACAGGTCCACTGTGGACGAGCAGTACGTGGACTACCACCGCCCGCAGGACCACGGCAACCACACCGACACCCGCTGGGCGCTGCTGACCGACGGCCGGCTGTCGGGGCTGCTGGTCAGCGGGGTGCAGGACGTCAGCGTCACGCCGTACGACGACCTGGACCGGGCGGCCTACCCGTTCCAGCTGCAGCGGAACCCCGGCTGGTTCACGCTGCACGCCGACCACGCGGCCACCGGCGTCGGTGACACGCCGAACCCGGTGCGGGAGAAGAGCCAGGTGGCGGCGGACACCACGTACGAGTACACACTGTCGATGCGTCCGCTGAGCCTGACCGAAGCGTGGGCGGGCCTGCCCGTGGGCGGCTGA
- a CDS encoding NAD(P)H-binding protein: MILLTGANGVVGRQVQKMLSNEGIPVTAVTRGLDEAAQSGNGKVVRGDLFDPQWIEAALEGVEAVQISPRATGPGLGELLKLAVKQGVRRVVLLSATTVEHPAGEARFAAQFRAAEDLVTRSGLEWTVLRLADFAANALAWVPQLKAGDVVRGAYGRAASSPIHEADIAAVAVRALRGTTPAESVYTLTGPQSLDQHEKVRLIGAATGRALSFQELPPEQVRHGMLAQGLPDEVPARLLGSLADYSERPGPTTGTVEELLGRPALTFAEWARDNAAAFGR, encoded by the coding sequence GTGATCCTGCTCACCGGAGCCAACGGCGTCGTGGGACGCCAGGTGCAGAAAATGCTTTCGAACGAGGGTATTCCCGTCACCGCCGTCACCCGCGGCCTCGACGAGGCCGCGCAATCCGGAAACGGGAAAGTCGTCCGGGGCGACCTGTTCGATCCACAGTGGATCGAGGCCGCGCTGGAGGGGGTCGAAGCCGTGCAGATCAGCCCGCGCGCCACCGGCCCCGGCCTCGGCGAGCTGCTGAAGCTGGCCGTCAAGCAAGGGGTGCGGCGCGTGGTACTCCTGTCGGCCACCACTGTGGAGCACCCCGCGGGGGAAGCCCGCTTCGCCGCTCAGTTCCGGGCCGCCGAGGACCTCGTCACCCGCTCCGGTCTGGAGTGGACGGTCCTGCGCCTGGCCGACTTCGCCGCCAACGCGCTGGCCTGGGTGCCGCAGCTCAAGGCGGGCGACGTGGTGCGCGGCGCGTACGGCCGGGCCGCCAGCTCGCCGATCCACGAAGCCGACATCGCCGCGGTCGCCGTCCGAGCTCTGCGCGGCACCACCCCGGCGGAGTCGGTGTACACCCTGACCGGGCCGCAGTCGCTGGACCAGCACGAGAAGGTGCGGCTGATCGGGGCCGCCACCGGGCGGGCACTGTCCTTTCAGGAACTGCCGCCCGAGCAGGTGCGCCACGGCATGCTCGCGCAGGGACTACCCGACGAGGTCCCCGCCCGCCTGCTCGGTTCCCTGGCCGACTACAGCGAGCGCCCCGGTCCCACGACCGGCACCGTGGAAGAACTCCTGGGCCGGCCCGCGCTCACCTTCGCCGAGTGGGCGCGCGACAACGCCGCCGCCTTCGGCCGCTGA